The following nucleotide sequence is from Pseudomonas sessilinigenes.
CGACCGCCTGGCCATGAGCGCCAAGACCTTCCACCGCCAGTTCCAGCGCCACACCGGCATCACCTTCGGCCGCTGGCGCCAGCAGGCGCGGTTGTTGATGTCCCTGGAGTGCCTGGCCCAGGGCATGCCCGTGGTGCAGGTGGCCCTGCAACACGGCTACGACAGCCAGAGTGCCTTCGCCGCCGCCTTCAAGCACCAGTTCGGCACTCCGCCATCGGAGTTCTACCGTTGAGCATTCAGGCCCGGCGCAGGAGCAATCCGGCCAGTACGCACAGCAACATCGCGGCCCCAGCCAGCAGGAAGGCATCGCTGTAGGCCATGAGCAGGGCATCGCGATGCAACACCCGGTTCATCAATTCCAGGGCCTGTCGGCGCAAGGGCGCGGCCGCCGCCGAATGCAGCGCGCTGGCGTAGTCCAGCGGCACCTGGGCGAGCATCCGCACCCACTCCACCAGACGCTCCTGGGTGGCCTGGGCGAACAGGCTCACCGACTCGCCAATGCGCTGACCATGGAATTTCTCACGCTCCACCACCACCTGGCTGGACAGGGCGATACCAATGGCGCCACCGACGTTGCGCACCATGGAGAACAGCCCCGAGGCCGAACCCACCTGGTCTTTTTCCAACCCCTGGATGGCCATCACCCCCAGCGCCACCACCACCAGCGACTGACCGATGCCACGGATCACCAGCGACGGCACGATGACGTTGACCGAGGCATCGGGGTTCAGGTGCATGTTCATCAGGCAACCGATGCCGGTAATGGCAAAGCCGGCGATGATGATCGTTCGCGCGCTGGTCCAGCGCATCAGGTGCGGCGTAGCGAAGGACATGGCGAACTGCACCAGGCCGTAGGGAATCATCATCAGGCCGATCTGCCGGGCGTTGTAGCCGTGGATCTCGGCGAAGTAGTTGGGCACCAGGAACACCACGCCGAATACCACCGCACCGAAGGTGAATTGCATCAGGCTGGCGATGCCGAAGTTGTAGCGAGCCAGCAGCCGCAGGTTGATCAGTGGCTGCGGGCGACGCAGTTCGATGACCGTGAAGGCCAGCAGGCCGACGCAGGCCAACACCGCGCAGTTGACGATGAACGACGAGGCCAGCCAATCATGGCGCCCGCCCTCCTCCAGCATGATCTGCAAGGCCGCCAGGCCCACCGCCATGCTGGCGATGCCGCCCCAGTCTCCCTGGCGCAACTTCTCCAGGACCATGGGCTGCGGGCGCACCGACCAGCCGATGGCTGCCAGCAGCAGCAACCCCGGTGGCACTTGCAGGTAGAAGATCCAGCGCCAGGAGTAAGCATCCGTGAGCCAGCCGCCCAGGGATGGGCCCGCCGCCTGGGCGACGTTGTTGGCCACTGCGAACAGCGCCATGCCCAGGGGATGGCGGGCCGCCGGCAGCTCGGTGACGATCAGTTGGAACGACAGCGGAATCAGTACGCCGCCAAAGGCTCCCTGCAGCACCCGCGCCAGGATCAGGCTGTGGATGTTCGGCGCCAGGGAACAGGCGATGGAGAACAGTACGAAGCCGGCGGTACCGACCATCAGCACCCGGCGCATGGAGAACACCGACACCAGCCAGCCGGTCATGGGGATGATGATGATCTCGGCCACCAGGTAGGCAGTGGTGATCCATGAGCCCTCCTCGAACGTAGCGCCCAGGGAGCCGCGCACATCCGGCAGCGAGGCGTTGGTCACGTGCACGTTCATTCCGGCCATGAAGCAGCCAACCACGCTGCCCAACACCGCCACCCAGGTACGCAGGCTGATCGCCGGCACTGCCTCGGCCGCTGGCTCGGCCAAGCGCTCGGCACTAGTCATGGCGGGTATCCACGGTCACCACCACCGACATGCCTGGGCGCAACTCGGCCTGGCGCGGCTGCCCGGGGTCCAGGTGGATGCGCACCGGCATGCGTTGCACGATCTTGGTGAAGTTGCCGGTGGCGTTGTCCGGTGGCAGCAGGGCGAACTGCGCGCCAGAGGCCGGGGCGAAGCTCTCCACCCGACCGCTGAGCCGTTGGCCACCCAGGGCGTCGACCTCGACCTGGGCGACTTGCCCGGGGCGCATGCCGTCGACCTGGGTCTCCTTGTAGTTGGCCACTACGTAGGCCTCCTGGGGCACGACCGCCAGCAGCGGCGCCCCCACTTCCACATACTGCCCTGCGCGCAGACTGCGTTGCCCGGCGACCCCATCCACGGGGCTGCGCAGCTCGGTACGGGCCAGGTCGATACGGGCCAGGCGCAACTGGGCCTCGCTGCGGGCCACGCCGGCTTCGAGCTTGTCCAGCTGGGCCCGGGCACTCTGCTGCTCGGTATCGAGCACCGCCACTTGCTGGCGGCGCGCGGCCAGGCTGGCCCGGGCAGCGACCAACGCAGCGTCGGCCTGGCGCGCCAGGGCATCGGCGCTTTCCAATTGCTGCACACTGCTGACCTGCTGGCTGGCCAGGTGCCGTTGCCGGCGCCCTTCCTGGCCAGCGCGCAACGACTCGGCCTGGGCCGCGCTCACTTGTGCCTGGGCCTCGCCGATCAGGCTCTGCTGTTGCTGCTGGCGCGCCCCCAGGTTGGCCAACCGGGCTTGCCCCGTGCGCAATTCGGCACGGGCTTCGCGCAGCACGGCCTCGGCCTGCTCCACCCGTGCCGAGTAATCGCTGTCGTCGATCCGGGCCAGCAGGTCGCCGGCCTTGAGTAGCTGGTTGTCACGCACCTCGACGCTGGCCAGGTAGCCGGCCACCCTGGGCGCGATGGTGACGATATCGGCACGCAGGTAAGCATTGTCGGTCACCACCAGGAAACGACCGTTGAACCACCAGTACAGGCTCCAGGCCAGGATCAGCAGCAGGCCCAGGACCAGCCCGGTGTACAGCAACAGGCGGCGTCGGGTCAGGCCATGGACAGGGGAAGCGGAAGTAGAAGCGGTATCGGTCATTGCAGGGACTCGCCAGTGGCTTGAGAGGAGGAGGAGCGAAAGGACGATGCGTGGCTGTCACGGTCCACGGTGGGCAGGATCACCGGCGGGGCATTGCGCCAGCCGCCACCGAAAGCCTTGAATACCAGGACCTGGGCGTCGATCAGTTGGCCGTCGGCCCGCGCCGCCGCGGATCGGGAAGCCACATCGGTGCGCTGGGCATCGAGGTAGTCCAGGGCACTGGACGCTCCGGCGGCGCGGGCCAGGCCGGCCAGGCGCAGGGCCTCGTGGTTGCGTTCGGCCGCCAGCTGCAGGTCCTGCTGGCGCTGCCCGGCGGCCTGGTAGTCGCTCAGGGCCTGGCGCTGCTCCTTGAGCGCCACCAGGATGCTGCGGTCGAATTCCGCCAGCGCTGCGCTTTCACGGGCATCGGCCTGGGCGATCCGGGCACGTACTGCGCTGATATTGGGAAAGCTCCAGGACAGCAACGGTCCCAGGCGCCAGACCGAGGCGTCGCGCTCGTCGAAACCGTCAGGATGATGGGCCGAACTGGCGATCCCGGCACCCAGGCTGATACGCGGATAGAGCTCGGCCCGGGCTACGCCGATACGCGCCGTGGCCGCCGCCAGCCGACGTTCGGCCTGGCTCACGTCCGGCCGCCGACGCAACATGGCCAAGGCATCATCGCCCGGCAGGCTGGCAATCAGCGCCGGAGGCTGGCGACAGGCTTGCGCCCGGGCCGGCACATCACCCGGCAGGCGTCCCAACAGTACCGCCAGTTCGGCCAGGGCCCGCTGGCGCCCGGCTTCCAGTGACGGCACGGCGGCGCGCACCTGGCCCACCAGCCCCTCGGCCCGGGCCACGTCCAGGGGCAGCGCGGCGCCGGAACGATGCAGCTCGGCAGTCAGGTCACGACCCTGCTCCACCAGTGCCAGGGACTGGCGCGCCACATCCAGGCGCTGGCCGTAGCTGCAGGCTTGCAGCCAGGCGCGGGTGGTCTCGGCGGCCACCACCACCCGCAGGCCGTCCTCGGCAGCCCTTGCGGCGTCGGCATCGGCCCGGGCCGCTTGCTCCAGGCCATGCAAGCGACCGA
It contains:
- a CDS encoding DHA2 family efflux MFS transporter permease subunit — encoded protein: MTSAERLAEPAAEAVPAISLRTWVAVLGSVVGCFMAGMNVHVTNASLPDVRGSLGATFEEGSWITTAYLVAEIIIIPMTGWLVSVFSMRRVLMVGTAGFVLFSIACSLAPNIHSLILARVLQGAFGGVLIPLSFQLIVTELPAARHPLGMALFAVANNVAQAAGPSLGGWLTDAYSWRWIFYLQVPPGLLLLAAIGWSVRPQPMVLEKLRQGDWGGIASMAVGLAALQIMLEEGGRHDWLASSFIVNCAVLACVGLLAFTVIELRRPQPLINLRLLARYNFGIASLMQFTFGAVVFGVVFLVPNYFAEIHGYNARQIGLMMIPYGLVQFAMSFATPHLMRWTSARTIIIAGFAITGIGCLMNMHLNPDASVNVIVPSLVIRGIGQSLVVVALGVMAIQGLEKDQVGSASGLFSMVRNVGGAIGIALSSQVVVEREKFHGQRIGESVSLFAQATQERLVEWVRMLAQVPLDYASALHSAAAAPLRRQALELMNRVLHRDALLMAYSDAFLLAGAAMLLCVLAGLLLRRA
- a CDS encoding HlyD family secretion protein gives rise to the protein MTDTASTSASPVHGLTRRRLLLYTGLVLGLLLILAWSLYWWFNGRFLVVTDNAYLRADIVTIAPRVAGYLASVEVRDNQLLKAGDLLARIDDSDYSARVEQAEAVLREARAELRTGQARLANLGARQQQQQSLIGEAQAQVSAAQAESLRAGQEGRRQRHLASQQVSSVQQLESADALARQADAALVAARASLAARRQQVAVLDTEQQSARAQLDKLEAGVARSEAQLRLARIDLARTELRSPVDGVAGQRSLRAGQYVEVGAPLLAVVPQEAYVVANYKETQVDGMRPGQVAQVEVDALGGQRLSGRVESFAPASGAQFALLPPDNATGNFTKIVQRMPVRIHLDPGQPRQAELRPGMSVVVTVDTRHD
- a CDS encoding efflux transporter outer membrane subunit, translating into MPIYRGPALALCIFLGACSVGPQRAPSTTLSLPADPSPAREPGSDQWWRLYQDPALNAAVEEALSHNRDLRAAAANLLQARALLREADTLDQPQTQLSANAGYGSTADDQLEAALGDNRRIRTGTRYGIGLDVQWEMDLFGRLHGLEQAARADADAARAAEDGLRVVVAAETTRAWLQACSYGQRLDVARQSLALVEQGRDLTAELHRSGAALPLDVARAEGLVGQVRAAVPSLEAGRQRALAELAVLLGRLPGDVPARAQACRQPPALIASLPGDDALAMLRRRPDVSQAERRLAAATARIGVARAELYPRISLGAGIASSAHHPDGFDERDASVWRLGPLLSWSFPNISAVRARIAQADARESAALAEFDRSILVALKEQRQALSDYQAAGQRQQDLQLAAERNHEALRLAGLARAAGASSALDYLDAQRTDVASRSAAARADGQLIDAQVLVFKAFGGGWRNAPPVILPTVDRDSHASSFRSSSSQATGESLQ